The following proteins come from a genomic window of Corynebacterium falsenii:
- a CDS encoding fumarylacetoacetate hydrolase family protein: MKFGRLSIPGSQPDAQPIPIAIDHSGDSVRPGSRCTGRILPGGGAYAGGGVDGGGVDGGGVDLYALPEVTFAVEDLLPPAAAPEATAAGGMGGRMVASTQKIFCVGLNYREHIEEMGHPIPDHPTLFTKFPDTLARPFAAVEVPAAMAEQVDYEGELAIIMGNGGRIAGYTVANDCSQRDWQYRTQQWMQGKNVVASSALGPWMVTADELDPVAEGSVLRTWVNGELRQEHSLADLVFKPQELVDYIQTFTPLHAGDVIMTGTPEGVGHGMKPPRYLADGDEVTVGIDGIGSVTSVVRFEG, translated from the coding sequence ATGAAGTTCGGTCGCCTATCCATTCCCGGTTCTCAGCCCGACGCCCAACCCATCCCCATCGCCATCGATCATTCGGGGGATTCAGTCCGCCCTGGTTCGCGGTGCACGGGGCGGATCCTGCCCGGAGGCGGCGCATACGCTGGCGGCGGGGTTGATGGCGGCGGGGTCGATGGCGGCGGGGTCGACCTGTACGCCTTGCCGGAGGTGACCTTCGCGGTGGAGGACCTGCTTCCGCCGGCAGCGGCGCCGGAGGCGACCGCTGCCGGTGGGATGGGTGGGCGCATGGTGGCGTCGACCCAAAAGATCTTCTGCGTGGGCCTGAACTACCGCGAGCATATCGAGGAAATGGGGCACCCGATTCCGGATCACCCGACGCTGTTTACGAAGTTCCCCGATACGCTGGCCAGGCCGTTTGCCGCGGTGGAGGTGCCGGCGGCGATGGCGGAGCAGGTGGATTACGAGGGCGAGCTGGCGATCATCATGGGCAACGGCGGGCGGATCGCAGGGTACACGGTGGCGAATGATTGCTCGCAGCGGGACTGGCAGTACCGCACGCAGCAGTGGATGCAGGGGAAGAACGTGGTGGCGTCCTCTGCGCTGGGGCCGTGGATGGTGACGGCCGACGAGCTGGATCCCGTGGCGGAGGGGAGTGTGCTGCGCACGTGGGTCAACGGGGAGCTGCGGCAGGAACACAGCCTTGCTGACCTGGTGTTTAAGCCGCAGGAATTGGTGGACTACATCCAGACATTCACGCCGCTGCACGCTGGCGACGTGATCATGACCGGCACGCCCGAGGGTGTGGGGCACGGGATGAAGCCGCCGCGGTACCTGGCCGATGGCGACGAGGTGACCGTGGGGATTGATGGGATCGGGTCGGTGACGAGCGTGGTGCGGTTCGAGGGGTAG
- the cysS gene encoding cysteine--tRNA ligase, which produces MTLRIYDTARRTLRDFEPIREGHASIYLCGATVQSIPHIGHVRSGVAFDILRNWLEAKGLDVAFVRNVTDIDDKILTKAAENDRPWWEWAATHERAFTWAYDQLGVTPPSIEPRATGHIPQMIEYMQRIIDNGHGYAAEGNVYAQPATIEDYGFISGQRLDEMDQGESAGKGKRDPRDFTMWKAAKPGEPSWDTPWGPGRPGWHIECSAMATNYLGSEFDIHCGGLDLQFPHHENEAAQARAAGDGFARYWMHNGWVTMSGEKMSKSLGNVLSIPNVLKLVRPVELRYYLGSAHYRSMLEYSETALGEAAAGYRRIEKFLLRVASVVGVDATSAPEALPVGEVTDEFAAKMDEDLAVPQCLAIIHETVREGNKLLDAKKPDVERLKEIAGSVRAMTAVLGVDPLSDVWLDSTIAAAGGSAAAMGALDVLVRSELERRAQARAEKNWAVADEVRDRLAEAGIEVTDTADGAKWALKD; this is translated from the coding sequence GTGACTCTGCGAATTTACGATACCGCGCGCCGGACCCTCCGAGACTTCGAACCCATCAGGGAAGGCCACGCATCGATCTATTTGTGTGGCGCCACCGTGCAGTCGATTCCGCACATCGGGCATGTTCGCTCCGGTGTGGCGTTTGACATCCTGCGCAACTGGCTGGAGGCCAAGGGGTTGGACGTTGCGTTTGTCCGCAACGTCACCGACATTGACGACAAAATCCTCACCAAGGCCGCCGAAAACGACCGCCCCTGGTGGGAATGGGCCGCCACCCACGAGCGCGCCTTCACCTGGGCGTACGACCAGCTGGGCGTGACCCCGCCCTCCATCGAGCCACGCGCGACCGGACACATCCCGCAGATGATCGAGTACATGCAGCGCATCATCGACAACGGCCACGGATACGCCGCCGAGGGCAACGTGTACGCCCAGCCCGCCACCATCGAGGACTACGGCTTCATCTCCGGCCAGCGCCTCGACGAGATGGACCAGGGCGAATCCGCAGGCAAGGGCAAGCGCGACCCGCGCGACTTCACCATGTGGAAGGCCGCCAAGCCCGGCGAGCCCTCGTGGGATACGCCGTGGGGGCCGGGCCGGCCGGGCTGGCACATCGAGTGCTCTGCGATGGCCACGAACTACCTCGGCAGCGAGTTCGACATCCACTGCGGCGGCCTAGATCTGCAGTTCCCGCACCACGAGAACGAGGCCGCGCAGGCCCGCGCCGCCGGTGACGGCTTCGCCCGCTACTGGATGCACAACGGCTGGGTGACGATGAGCGGCGAGAAGATGAGCAAGTCGCTGGGCAACGTGCTGTCCATCCCGAACGTGCTCAAGCTCGTGCGCCCGGTGGAGCTGCGCTACTACCTGGGCAGCGCGCACTACCGCTCCATGCTGGAGTACTCGGAAACCGCGCTGGGCGAGGCCGCCGCGGGATACCGTCGCATCGAAAAGTTCCTGCTGCGTGTTGCTTCTGTTGTTGGGGTCGACGCCACCTCAGCCCCAGAGGCCTTGCCTGTCGGTGAGGTGACGGACGAATTCGCGGCGAAGATGGATGAGGATTTGGCGGTGCCGCAGTGCCTGGCCATCATCCACGAGACCGTGCGCGAAGGCAATAAGCTGCTGGATGCGAAGAAGCCGGACGTGGAACGGCTGAAGGAGATCGCCGGTTCCGTGCGCGCCATGACGGCGGTGCTGGGCGTGGATCCGCTGTCTGACGTGTGGCTGGATTCCACCATTGCCGCGGCCGGTGGGTCGGCAGCTGCGATGGGTGCGCTCGATGTGCTGGTGCGCTCCGAGCTGGAGCGCCGCGCGCAGGCCCGGGCGGAGAAGAACTGGGCGGTGGCGGACGAGGTGCGCGATCGCCTGGCCGAGGCCGGCATTGAGGTCACGGACACCGCCGACGGCGCGAAGTGGGCGCTGAAGGACTAG
- a CDS encoding MFS transporter, producing the protein MSDAQTRPLQPAMTRNDRLESLPVTAKHAKLLGGSGVGWALDAMDVGLVSFIMAALTAHWGLSHTQTSWLGSIGFVGMALGATLGGLLADKFGRRQVFAATLLIYGLATGASALAGSLAVLMVFRFIVGLGLGAELPVASTFVSEFSPRAVRGRMVVLLEAFWAVGWIAAACIGAFVVAGSDNGWRWALALGCIPAAYALVVRLGMPESVRFLESRGREDEAEAVVRSFEQSKPLFCDDTDGGRGVVGARGGVENKEKEAEADTAAGIWGEALRTRTAALWVVWFCINLSYYGAFIWIPSILHEQGFTLVKSFTFTLIITLAQLPGYAVSAFLIEKWGRRSTLATFLVGSAVAAGLYGASSAEWQIIAAGCALSFFNLGAWGALYAIGPELYPTHLRGTGTGAAAGFGRIASIAAPLIVPPILSFGGQGMLFAVFGVTFAVAAAAALTLPEKRGTALE; encoded by the coding sequence ATGTCTGACGCCCAAACGCGCCCACTCCAACCAGCCATGACGAGGAACGACAGGCTGGAGTCGCTCCCAGTGACGGCCAAGCACGCCAAGCTTCTCGGCGGCTCCGGTGTCGGCTGGGCCCTAGATGCGATGGACGTGGGGTTGGTGTCGTTCATCATGGCCGCGCTCACGGCCCACTGGGGGTTGAGCCACACGCAGACCTCCTGGCTGGGCTCCATCGGTTTCGTCGGCATGGCGCTGGGCGCCACGCTGGGTGGGTTGCTGGCGGACAAGTTCGGCCGCAGGCAGGTCTTCGCCGCCACGCTGCTCATCTATGGGCTGGCCACGGGCGCGTCCGCGCTGGCGGGGAGCCTGGCGGTGCTCATGGTGTTCCGCTTCATCGTGGGCTTGGGCTTGGGCGCGGAATTGCCGGTGGCCTCCACGTTCGTCTCGGAGTTCTCGCCCCGGGCCGTGCGCGGGCGCATGGTGGTGCTGCTGGAGGCTTTCTGGGCCGTGGGTTGGATCGCTGCGGCGTGCATCGGCGCGTTTGTGGTGGCGGGTTCCGATAATGGCTGGCGCTGGGCGCTGGCTCTGGGCTGCATCCCAGCGGCGTATGCGCTGGTCGTGCGGCTGGGAATGCCGGAATCCGTGCGGTTCTTGGAATCGCGGGGTCGGGAGGACGAGGCCGAGGCCGTGGTCCGCTCGTTTGAACAGTCCAAGCCGCTGTTCTGTGACGATACCGATGGCGGGCGTGGGGTTGTGGGGGCGCGGGGTGGCGTCGAGAATAAGGAAAAGGAAGCTGAGGCAGACACAGCGGCGGGCATCTGGGGCGAGGCGCTGCGCACGCGGACGGCGGCGCTGTGGGTGGTGTGGTTCTGCATCAACCTGAGCTACTACGGGGCGTTCATTTGGATCCCGTCGATCCTGCACGAGCAGGGGTTCACACTGGTCAAGAGCTTCACGTTCACGCTGATCATCACGCTGGCGCAGCTGCCGGGATATGCGGTTTCGGCGTTTCTCATCGAGAAGTGGGGGCGGCGCAGCACGCTGGCTACGTTCCTTGTGGGCTCCGCGGTGGCGGCGGGGCTGTACGGCGCGAGTAGCGCGGAGTGGCAGATCATCGCCGCGGGCTGTGCTTTGAGCTTCTTCAACCTGGGCGCGTGGGGTGCGCTGTATGCGATCGGGCCGGAGCTGTACCCCACGCACCTGCGCGGCACGGGCACGGGCGCGGCGGCAGGGTTCGGACGCATTGCGTCTATCGCGGCGCCGCTCATCGTGCCGCCGATTCTCTCGTTCGGTGGGCAGGGGATGCTGTTTGCCGTGTTCGGGGTGACCTTTGCGGTGGCGGCTGCGGCGGCGTTGACATTGCCAGAGAAGCGGGGCACGGCGCTGGAGTAG
- the rlmB gene encoding 23S rRNA (guanosine(2251)-2'-O)-methyltransferase RlmB — protein MAGNSQRQGATRKTSKKGAAKGSGGQRRRGLRGKGATPKAEDRVYHAAYKRKKAAERRASGAHDRRSTDVELVVGRNPVIECLHANVPATALYVAEGTKNDDRLAEAVHTCADRGISVLEVSRAELERMTGNGMHQGIGLQIPPYQYAEVEDLIDKTAEAGTPGLIVALDNITDPRNLGAVIRSVAAFGGHGVIIPERRSASVTAVAWRTSAGTAARLPVAKATNMVRALKQFQQAGYQVVGLDAGGDHTLDTYDGTTPTVIVAGSEGKGLSRLVSETCDTILSIPMAGWVESLNASVAAGVVLSEFARQRRAQGVQGE, from the coding sequence GTGGCGGGAAATTCGCAACGACAAGGGGCAACGAGGAAGACGTCGAAGAAGGGCGCAGCCAAGGGCTCCGGCGGGCAGCGCAGGCGCGGGCTGCGCGGCAAGGGCGCGACCCCCAAGGCCGAAGATCGCGTCTACCACGCCGCATATAAGCGGAAGAAGGCCGCGGAGCGCCGGGCCTCGGGCGCGCACGATCGCCGCTCCACCGACGTGGAGCTGGTCGTGGGCCGCAACCCCGTGATCGAATGCCTCCACGCCAACGTGCCCGCCACCGCGCTGTACGTGGCGGAGGGAACGAAGAACGACGACCGCCTCGCCGAAGCCGTGCACACCTGCGCGGATCGGGGCATTTCCGTGCTGGAGGTTTCCCGCGCCGAGCTGGAGCGCATGACCGGCAACGGGATGCACCAGGGCATCGGCCTGCAGATCCCGCCGTACCAGTACGCGGAGGTCGAAGACCTCATCGACAAGACCGCCGAGGCCGGCACGCCGGGGCTCATCGTGGCGCTGGACAACATCACCGACCCGCGCAACCTGGGTGCGGTCATCCGCTCCGTGGCGGCGTTCGGCGGCCACGGCGTGATCATTCCGGAGCGTCGCAGCGCATCCGTCACCGCGGTGGCGTGGCGCACGTCCGCGGGTACGGCGGCGCGGTTGCCGGTGGCGAAGGCCACGAATATGGTGCGTGCTCTTAAGCAGTTCCAGCAGGCCGGGTACCAGGTTGTTGGTCTCGACGCCGGAGGCGACCACACCCTCGATACGTACGACGGCACCACCCCGACGGTCATCGTTGCAGGCTCCGAGGGCAAGGGACTGTCCCGGCTGGTGTCCGAGACGTGCGACACGATCCTGTCCATCCCGATGGCGGGGTGGGTCGAATCGCTCAACGCATCCGTGGCGGCGGGCGTGGTGCTCAGCGAATTCGCTCGGCAGCGCCGTGCTCAAGGCGTGCAGGGGGAGTAG